In one window of Gemmatimonadota bacterium DNA:
- a CDS encoding M3 family oligoendopeptidase, with product MDWDLAAYFPAFDGPEMRRFKVGLRDDLDVLLADASGTADLNPGNLEAWERIVLSFEDAVTRLRHLGSYVSCITSADANNEDYAAEEGALSLLDARMSKILVELQRGFKTPSDEVFEEFTSRPALRDARYRITRIRDQSRHTMSTEEEHLASDLGVDGIEAWGRLYDRISGKLTFEMAYPDGRREQVPMSQRRALMEHPDRRVRRAAFEGGNKAWSSIETVPAAALNAIGGTRLTLYRHRGMDHYLDKALFQAAISRETLEAMFEAVFAKIDLARGILAYKARLMGGDTLGWYDLSAPLTVEHQDEPSWEDARALVHRAFAAGYPALADYTNETFEQKWIDWSPRPGKRPGAFCTGSPLTKESRVYMTYNDNMGDVLTLAHELGHAFHGHLMRGERTLNRAYPMTLAESASTFGEMLLMRGLLDEPGVSAETRAFLLNLEASDGATYLMDIPVRFEFEKAFHEERAEGEVGVSRLKELMVDTQRRVLGDVLDPEGGDPYFWASKLHFYITDTTFYNFPYTFGYLLSRGLFAQYEKEGPDFLPRYEQYLKLTGSDTAENVVRQTVGLELTDPGFWSDAIRGLEGVLELLKASVDESRVVLN from the coding sequence ATGGATTGGGATCTGGCTGCTTACTTTCCCGCTTTCGACGGTCCGGAGATGCGCCGTTTCAAGGTCGGCCTCCGGGACGACCTGGACGTTTTGCTGGCCGATGCCTCGGGCACGGCGGATTTGAACCCTGGTAACCTGGAAGCGTGGGAGCGCATTGTCCTGTCCTTCGAAGACGCCGTCACCCGGTTGCGGCACCTGGGCTCCTACGTTTCCTGCATAACCTCCGCGGACGCGAACAATGAGGATTACGCCGCGGAGGAAGGGGCATTGAGCCTGCTGGACGCCCGGATGTCCAAGATCCTCGTAGAACTTCAGCGGGGGTTCAAGACCCCTTCGGATGAGGTTTTTGAAGAGTTCACCTCCCGCCCCGCCCTCCGGGACGCACGGTACCGCATTACCCGGATCAGGGACCAGTCCAGGCATACCATGTCCACGGAGGAAGAACACCTGGCGTCGGACCTGGGCGTGGACGGGATCGAGGCCTGGGGACGGCTGTACGACAGGATCTCGGGCAAGCTGACTTTCGAGATGGCCTATCCGGACGGCCGGCGGGAGCAGGTGCCCATGTCGCAGCGCCGCGCCCTGATGGAACACCCGGACCGCCGCGTGCGCCGTGCCGCCTTTGAGGGAGGCAACAAGGCCTGGTCGTCGATCGAGACCGTGCCGGCCGCCGCGTTGAATGCCATCGGAGGCACGAGGCTGACCCTGTACCGCCATCGCGGCATGGATCATTACCTGGACAAGGCCCTCTTCCAGGCGGCGATCTCGCGCGAAACGCTGGAGGCCATGTTCGAGGCGGTGTTCGCGAAAATCGACTTAGCCCGCGGCATCCTGGCGTACAAGGCGCGTCTCATGGGCGGCGATACGCTCGGATGGTACGATCTCTCGGCACCCCTGACCGTGGAGCACCAGGACGAACCTTCCTGGGAAGACGCCAGGGCACTGGTGCATCGCGCTTTCGCGGCCGGATATCCCGCCCTGGCGGACTATACGAACGAGACCTTCGAGCAAAAATGGATCGACTGGTCGCCCCGGCCGGGCAAGCGTCCCGGCGCCTTCTGCACGGGTTCTCCCCTGACCAAAGAGTCCCGTGTATACATGACTTATAACGACAACATGGGTGACGTGCTAACCCTAGCCCACGAACTGGGGCACGCCTTTCACGGCCATCTTATGCGGGGGGAACGCACGCTGAATCGCGCCTACCCCATGACCCTGGCCGAATCCGCTTCCACCTTCGGCGAGATGCTGCTCATGCGGGGCCTGCTGGATGAACCGGGCGTAAGCGCCGAAACCAGGGCCTTTCTGCTGAACCTGGAGGCCAGCGACGGCGCGACCTACCTGATGGACATCCCGGTGCGCTTCGAATTCGAAAAGGCCTTCCACGAAGAACGGGCGGAGGGCGAAGTCGGCGTGAGCAGGCTGAAGGAACTGATGGTCGATACCCAGCGCCGCGTGCTTGGCGACGTGCTGGACCCCGAGGGCGGCGATCCCTATTTCTGGGCGTCCAAGCTCCATTTCTACATCACGGACACCACGTTCTACAATTTCCCCTATACCTTCGGCTACCTGCTCAGCCGGGGCCTATTCGCCCAGTACGAGAAGGAAGGTCCGGACTTCCTGCCGAGATACGAGCAGTACCTGAAGCTTACAGGCAGCGATACGGCGGAAAACGTGGTGCGGCAAACCGTCGGCCTCGAACTCACGGACCCCGGTTTCTGGTCGGATGCCATAAGGGGGTTGGAAGGCGTGCTGGAACTGCTCAAAGCAAGCGTGGACGAAAGCCGGGTCGTGCTGAACTAG
- a CDS encoding D-aminoacylase, whose product MAFDVVIRGGEVIDGTGRTDRYHADVGIQNGRVAGIGDLSDAETARTIDAVGHVVCPGFIDVHVHSENSLLGGRDQMGGLRQGVTTHLLAPDGFGWAGLSSEEALPLWHYTQFAYGEPLEPVDWPTIESYLDLFPGRSPANVYPQVPHCAVRVKAMGWDPGAPTPDQLKVMEAETRAWMEAGAGCLCLGLDYQPSANAPFEELVALCKVALEYDGIYAAHLRYQILGRERAWQEIIDLHRTSGIPVHVSHERVDGMTGPILEQAVKDGVDITFESYLYPAGMTHITMQLPMWVQSGSPDEVLERMRQPDTRRKALEHLKSTNLADRQYIGYTRSGRFAGMTLGEAARSVNKSNKEFAYDLVLDEDGIQAFVMFWPVPEAEVDAVLNRTAPHPLMMVASDGVYDCTHPHPRGMGCFAQMLRKFVRERGLLSLEEAVYKMSGFPAERYRLKDRGVLREGAPADVVVFDPQTVVDRATFEAPIQPPDGIPHVLVNGIPVIENHEPTAHRPGQVLRRG is encoded by the coding sequence GTGGCCTTCGATGTCGTCATTCGCGGTGGTGAGGTAATCGATGGTACTGGCAGGACCGACCGCTACCACGCGGACGTGGGAATACAGAACGGACGCGTGGCGGGGATCGGCGACCTGTCGGATGCCGAAACCGCCCGAACGATCGACGCCGTCGGCCATGTCGTCTGCCCCGGATTCATCGACGTCCACGTTCACTCCGAGAATTCCCTGCTGGGTGGCCGGGACCAGATGGGCGGCCTCCGTCAGGGCGTGACGACCCATTTACTGGCGCCGGACGGCTTCGGCTGGGCCGGCCTGTCGTCCGAAGAGGCCCTGCCCCTTTGGCATTACACGCAGTTCGCCTACGGAGAGCCCCTGGAGCCGGTCGACTGGCCCACCATCGAGTCCTACCTGGACCTCTTCCCGGGCCGCTCACCCGCCAACGTGTATCCCCAGGTGCCGCACTGCGCCGTGCGGGTCAAGGCCATGGGCTGGGACCCCGGGGCGCCCACGCCGGACCAGTTGAAGGTCATGGAAGCGGAGACCCGCGCCTGGATGGAAGCCGGCGCCGGCTGTCTCTGCCTGGGACTGGACTACCAACCCAGCGCCAACGCGCCCTTCGAGGAGCTGGTAGCCCTCTGCAAAGTGGCCCTGGAGTACGACGGGATCTACGCCGCCCACCTGAGGTACCAGATCCTGGGGCGGGAACGGGCCTGGCAGGAGATCATCGACCTGCACCGGACCAGCGGCATCCCCGTGCACGTGTCTCACGAGCGTGTCGACGGCATGACGGGTCCGATCCTGGAACAGGCCGTGAAGGACGGGGTGGACATCACCTTCGAATCCTATCTCTACCCGGCCGGCATGACCCACATCACTATGCAACTGCCCATGTGGGTGCAGTCGGGCAGTCCCGATGAAGTGCTCGAGCGAATGCGCCAGCCGGATACCCGCCGGAAGGCCCTGGAGCATCTGAAATCGACGAACCTGGCGGACCGCCAGTATATCGGCTATACGCGTTCCGGCAGATTCGCGGGGATGACCCTCGGTGAGGCCGCGAGGAGCGTGAACAAGTCCAACAAGGAATTCGCCTACGACCTCGTGCTCGATGAAGACGGCATCCAGGCCTTCGTCATGTTCTGGCCGGTGCCGGAGGCGGAAGTCGACGCCGTGCTGAACCGGACGGCGCCCCATCCCCTCATGATGGTCGCCAGCGACGGCGTCTATGACTGTACCCATCCCCATCCCCGGGGAATGGGGTGTTTCGCGCAGATGCTCCGTAAATTCGTTCGGGAGCGCGGCCTGCTGTCCCTGGAAGAGGCCGTCTACAAGATGAGCGGCTTTCCGGCGGAACGTTACCGGCTGAAGGACCGGGGCGTGCTGCGTGAAGGTGCTCCCGCGGACGTGGTCGTCTTCGATCCTCAGACCGTGGTCGACCGGGCTACCTTCGAAGCGCCGATTCAGCCCCCCGACGGCATTCCCCACGTCTTGGTCAACGGTATTCCGGTCATCGAAAACCACGAGCCCACGGCGCACCGCCCGGGCCAGGTCCTGCGCAGAGGATAG
- a CDS encoding protein-L-isoaspartate(D-aspartate) O-methyltransferase produces MLLSRLFKKIESVVVPVSSQERMIEEQIRGRGLDDPRVIEAMLAVPRHRFIPEAYRSHAYEDCAVSLDLGQTVSQPYIVGLMTRLLDVSTSDRILEIGTGSGYQTAILARIARSVFTVERLSVLGRRARETLESLGYDNIHYRIGDGYEGWPEHAPFDGIMVTAAPGELPDTLFRQLKDRGKMVIPIGEELYSVTRSGDEAVKLHHGGVRFVPMVEDGG; encoded by the coding sequence ATGCTGCTATCCCGATTGTTCAAGAAAATCGAGTCGGTTGTCGTCCCCGTTTCATCACAGGAACGGATGATCGAAGAGCAGATCCGTGGACGCGGTCTCGACGACCCCCGGGTGATCGAGGCCATGCTCGCCGTACCGAGGCACCGGTTCATTCCCGAAGCGTACCGGTCGCACGCCTACGAAGACTGCGCCGTGTCGCTCGACCTGGGACAGACCGTGTCCCAGCCCTACATCGTGGGGCTCATGACCCGACTGCTCGATGTGAGTACATCGGACCGGATCCTCGAAATCGGCACGGGATCGGGCTACCAGACGGCGATCCTGGCCCGGATCGCGCGGTCCGTATTCACGGTGGAACGGTTGTCCGTCCTCGGCCGGCGTGCCCGGGAGACCCTGGAGTCCCTGGGTTACGACAACATCCATTACCGGATCGGTGACGGCTACGAGGGGTGGCCCGAGCATGCGCCCTTCGACGGGATCATGGTGACGGCTGCGCCCGGTGAGCTCCCCGACACGCTGTTTCGACAGTTGAAGGACAGGGGGAAAATGGTCATCCCAATCGGCGAAGAGCTTTATTCCGTGACGCGGTCGGGTGATGAGGCGGTCAAGCTACACCACGGCGGCGTGCGGTTCGTGCCCATGGTGGAGGATGGGGGGTAG
- a CDS encoding RecQ family ATP-dependent DNA helicase — protein sequence MDSTLLPRCLSLDLEVNKQNGRIRAFAAVRPGVDQPLIFDRGDFGAALAMLDEFAVTADFLLGHNLIDFDLPHLRAAKPDLAVLSLPAVDTLWLNPLAFPRNPYHHLVKHYQDGQLKRGRINDPELDARLVLEVFSNQNNEFRKASPELLVAWHYLTSMEPNGKGFEHVFTDIRGAERPNRATATDAIRNQLDGNACANQGQRVLNQKHSDGWSLAYALAWLSVSGGNSVMPPWVRHQFPQSGEYVRLLRDTPCGKSDCDWCAERHDPREELKRWFGFDEYRPDPKNDDGRPMQQVIIEEAMSRRHLLGILPTGTGKSLCYQLPALSRYDKTGALTVVISPLVALMEDQVSGLEAQGVGSCVAVNGLLSLPERKDALDRVRLGDAGILLISPEQLRSTAVRRVIDQREIGGWVLDEAHCLSKWGHDFRPDYRYVGRFIRERAGNQSIPPVMCLTATAKPDVVADINQHFKEELGIELEVFDGGTHRTNLEFTVIPTTGGEKFAHILHILTTYLPVETPGGAIIYCASRRQTEEIAEFLQDKEIRADFFHAGLPPDTKKDVQHRFIDGELRVVTATNAFGMGIDKSDVRLVIHADIPGSLENYLQEAGRAGRDRQLALCVLLYSPEDIERQFGMSARSRLTRQEIHGVLRSLRNLDRKKRLNGEVVATPGEILGEDDEKVFERDSTTDDTRVRTAVSWLEEAILLTREENRVQVFPSSLRVDSVDEAQSRLSKMNIAEDYRKRLLSIAETLIDADPDDGISTDELMGISGLSAEAVRGAMYDLERVGIASNDTALTAFVHSGVVRSSQKRFNEAAELETNLISLMREIAPDISVGERWPLHLRVASDLLRAKDVENPLPELIWRILRSIAFDGRGEGGDAGSLGVRRTNMDTVQVTLRRSWSDLEELASRRRNGAKSLLDSLLSGLPPGRQGTDLLVETTLGKLLAAITSDLFLESKKPEKLLDRALLWMHEQEVIRLHKGLAVFRPAMTIKLAEDRRGFAKVDFEPLDQHYKGQVRQIHVMAEFAQRGLEDIADALRLAMDYFSLKQEDFIKRWLPDREKETARETTPESWRAIVESLKNPIQQRIVADDHEQMNMLVLAGPGSGKTRVLVHRIAYLVRVRRENPRGILALAYNRHAAIDIRRRLKELIGDDARGITVLTCHALAMRIVGVSFRERERKTLDDAEFRKVLRQAVALLHGEGLEEEEADDQRDRLLAGFRWILVDEYQDIGEDQYELISALAGRTLEDEDRKLTLFAVGDDDQNIYTFNGASVEFIRRFEEDYGPKPMFLVENYRSTGHIITTANTIIDSARNRLKSQHPIRIDRARAKNPEGGKWGSLDPVSKGRVQILHARRDPISQAQVAIKELKRLESLSPDWNWSECAVIAREWKYLDPVRALSEVSGIPVHLGNEEIPSFWHLRETRMFTDQLRHREIRAVNNTDLYYCLETVPTGPWKDLMQSALDDFELESGVGEVPLDHFMEWLAEWGRDARRRQHGLLLLTAHRAKGLEFEHVVVLDGGWDKVGRDEDRDAPRRLFYVSMTRAKQTLATVRFQGPSSVGHPGQRNLVQEPESPVYTEDLRSLPFYFPNNGSILYRSQDGAQNPTRELARQYRRPSLREINLGFVGRFQPNHSVHRAISALSHGDPLTTRITEQGTWELLDQEGMVVGRLARTFEPPGGAACCSASVFAIVSWSREASDPNFREVMKCDTWEVVVPEFVFEPEPV from the coding sequence ATGGACTCCACCTTACTCCCTCGCTGTCTCTCTCTTGACCTCGAAGTAAACAAGCAAAACGGCCGTATTCGTGCATTTGCAGCTGTACGACCAGGTGTCGATCAACCTCTGATCTTCGACCGTGGCGATTTTGGTGCGGCTTTGGCGATGCTTGACGAGTTTGCTGTAACTGCAGATTTCCTGCTCGGACATAATCTGATAGATTTCGATCTTCCTCATCTCCGGGCTGCAAAGCCGGATCTCGCAGTATTGAGTTTACCGGCGGTAGATACTTTGTGGCTTAACCCTCTCGCCTTTCCCCGCAATCCCTATCACCACCTCGTCAAACACTATCAAGACGGCCAACTCAAACGAGGTCGAATAAATGACCCCGAACTGGACGCCCGGCTTGTTTTGGAAGTCTTCAGTAACCAAAACAACGAGTTCCGGAAGGCATCCCCCGAATTGCTTGTTGCCTGGCATTATCTGACTTCAATGGAACCCAATGGTAAGGGTTTCGAGCATGTATTCACTGATATACGCGGAGCGGAACGGCCAAACCGTGCGACCGCGACTGATGCGATCCGAAACCAACTAGACGGAAACGCATGCGCGAACCAAGGTCAAAGGGTTCTGAACCAGAAACATTCCGATGGATGGTCCCTTGCGTATGCATTGGCCTGGTTGTCCGTGTCGGGAGGCAATTCGGTTATGCCACCCTGGGTTCGACACCAGTTTCCGCAATCTGGTGAATATGTACGGTTACTCAGGGACACGCCCTGCGGAAAATCGGACTGTGACTGGTGCGCCGAAAGACACGATCCTCGAGAAGAACTCAAACGATGGTTCGGTTTTGACGAATATCGCCCAGATCCAAAGAACGATGATGGTCGTCCCATGCAACAGGTCATCATTGAAGAAGCGATGTCACGCCGGCACTTGTTGGGTATTCTACCCACCGGAACGGGCAAATCTCTCTGCTATCAGCTACCCGCATTGTCTCGTTATGACAAAACCGGCGCCTTAACGGTTGTGATCTCACCCTTAGTCGCACTCATGGAAGACCAGGTGTCGGGACTGGAGGCACAAGGTGTCGGTTCGTGTGTAGCCGTTAACGGACTGTTGAGCCTGCCGGAACGGAAAGATGCGCTTGATCGCGTTCGTCTTGGCGATGCAGGAATCCTGCTCATCTCACCAGAGCAACTGCGTAGCACTGCGGTCCGACGCGTGATCGATCAGCGTGAGATCGGTGGCTGGGTATTGGATGAAGCCCACTGCCTCTCAAAGTGGGGACACGACTTCCGGCCAGACTACCGTTACGTGGGTCGATTCATTCGCGAAAGAGCCGGAAATCAGTCGATACCCCCAGTAATGTGCTTGACCGCAACAGCCAAACCCGATGTAGTGGCGGACATCAACCAACATTTCAAGGAAGAACTCGGTATCGAATTGGAGGTTTTTGACGGCGGCACTCATCGCACGAATCTGGAATTCACGGTAATTCCGACAACGGGCGGGGAGAAGTTCGCACACATTCTTCACATTTTGACGACGTACCTGCCTGTAGAAACGCCTGGTGGCGCCATTATTTATTGCGCGTCGCGACGTCAGACCGAAGAGATTGCGGAGTTTCTTCAGGACAAGGAAATAAGGGCTGATTTCTTTCATGCCGGGTTACCTCCGGATACCAAGAAGGACGTGCAGCATCGCTTTATCGATGGTGAATTGCGTGTCGTTACCGCGACGAATGCATTCGGCATGGGAATTGACAAGTCGGACGTCCGCCTGGTAATCCATGCGGACATTCCAGGGTCGTTGGAGAATTACCTGCAAGAAGCGGGACGTGCCGGACGTGACCGTCAGTTAGCGCTTTGCGTGTTATTGTATTCACCTGAAGACATCGAACGGCAATTCGGAATGTCGGCTCGGTCAAGGCTTACTCGGCAGGAAATCCATGGCGTTCTCAGGTCACTTCGTAACCTGGATCGTAAGAAGCGATTGAATGGCGAAGTCGTGGCCACACCCGGCGAAATACTTGGCGAGGATGATGAGAAGGTATTCGAAAGAGACTCTACTACGGATGATACCCGTGTACGAACAGCCGTGTCTTGGCTTGAAGAGGCGATCTTGCTGACACGAGAAGAGAATAGAGTGCAGGTCTTTCCTTCGTCGTTGAGGGTAGATTCTGTGGATGAAGCACAGAGTCGGCTATCGAAAATGAATATAGCCGAAGACTATCGTAAGAGACTGCTCAGCATCGCCGAAACACTGATTGATGCGGATCCGGATGATGGCATATCTACCGACGAACTCATGGGTATCTCCGGATTGAGTGCCGAAGCCGTTCGAGGTGCAATGTACGATTTGGAACGGGTAGGCATAGCAAGCAACGATACGGCACTCACAGCCTTTGTTCACTCAGGTGTAGTCAGATCATCGCAGAAACGGTTCAATGAGGCTGCCGAGTTGGAAACCAATCTGATTTCACTGATGCGTGAAATAGCTCCAGATATCAGTGTCGGAGAAAGATGGCCGCTACATTTGCGTGTTGCATCAGATTTACTTAGAGCCAAAGATGTTGAAAACCCGCTACCTGAACTTATCTGGCGCATACTACGCAGTATCGCCTTTGACGGGCGCGGCGAAGGCGGCGACGCTGGAAGCCTCGGGGTAAGACGTACGAACATGGATACCGTGCAGGTAACGTTAAGACGCTCCTGGTCGGACTTGGAGGAGCTTGCATCACGAAGGAGAAATGGGGCAAAGAGTCTCCTGGATAGTCTGCTTTCTGGTCTTCCACCCGGCAGACAAGGCACTGATCTACTCGTCGAAACTACGCTGGGCAAGCTATTGGCCGCTATTACGTCCGACCTTTTTCTTGAAAGTAAAAAGCCGGAGAAGCTCCTGGACCGCGCGCTCCTCTGGATGCATGAGCAGGAAGTCATTCGCCTACACAAGGGCCTCGCGGTATTCCGTCCCGCTATGACAATCAAACTGGCAGAAGACAGAAGGGGTTTTGCCAAAGTAGACTTTGAACCGCTCGATCAGCACTACAAGGGACAGGTACGTCAGATCCATGTGATGGCTGAATTCGCGCAGCGCGGACTTGAGGACATTGCCGATGCACTGCGACTTGCCATGGACTACTTCAGTCTGAAACAAGAGGATTTCATAAAGCGGTGGTTGCCCGATCGCGAAAAAGAAACTGCCCGGGAGACCACGCCGGAATCGTGGCGGGCCATCGTCGAAAGCTTGAAAAACCCGATCCAGCAAAGAATCGTCGCAGATGACCACGAACAGATGAATATGCTGGTTCTTGCCGGTCCCGGATCGGGTAAGACACGCGTACTTGTGCATCGCATCGCCTACCTCGTACGTGTGAGACGTGAGAATCCACGAGGGATTCTTGCTTTGGCGTATAATCGACACGCTGCCATTGATATACGTCGACGCTTGAAGGAACTGATTGGTGACGACGCTCGCGGGATTACTGTGTTAACCTGTCATGCGCTCGCCATGCGAATCGTAGGCGTCAGCTTTCGGGAGCGAGAAAGGAAGACGCTCGACGATGCCGAATTCCGGAAAGTTCTGCGCCAGGCGGTTGCTTTGCTGCATGGGGAGGGTCTTGAAGAGGAAGAAGCGGACGATCAACGAGACCGTCTTCTCGCGGGTTTCCGATGGATTCTGGTAGATGAGTATCAAGACATAGGCGAAGATCAATACGAGTTGATATCGGCATTAGCAGGACGAACCCTTGAGGATGAGGACCGCAAACTCACCCTCTTTGCCGTCGGTGACGATGATCAGAACATTTATACCTTCAACGGCGCTTCTGTGGAATTCATCCGTCGATTCGAGGAGGATTACGGTCCCAAACCGATGTTTCTTGTCGAAAACTATCGTTCCACCGGCCATATCATTACTACAGCAAATACCATTATCGATTCAGCCCGTAACAGGCTGAAGTCGCAACATCCTATCCGTATTGACCGTGCCCGTGCAAAAAACCCCGAAGGCGGAAAGTGGGGTTCACTCGATCCGGTCTCTAAAGGCCGGGTTCAGATTCTGCATGCCAGACGCGATCCGATATCACAAGCCCAAGTCGCTATCAAAGAACTGAAGCGTCTTGAATCGCTCTCTCCAGACTGGAATTGGTCCGAATGTGCGGTAATCGCTCGCGAGTGGAAATACCTGGATCCCGTTAGGGCGCTCAGCGAGGTCTCAGGAATCCCGGTGCATTTAGGAAATGAGGAAATCCCGAGTTTCTGGCACCTGCGCGAGACACGAATGTTTACCGACCAGCTGCGTCACCGAGAAATCCGGGCGGTGAATAATACAGACCTTTATTACTGCTTGGAGACCGTGCCCACGGGACCTTGGAAGGATTTGATGCAATCAGCGCTGGATGATTTCGAGTTGGAATCAGGCGTTGGGGAAGTGCCTTTGGATCATTTCATGGAGTGGCTGGCGGAATGGGGACGTGATGCCCGCCGGCGACAACATGGGCTTTTACTGCTTACGGCACACCGTGCAAAAGGTCTGGAGTTTGAACACGTAGTGGTGCTTGACGGAGGTTGGGACAAAGTCGGTAGAGATGAAGATCGAGATGCACCTCGCAGACTCTTTTATGTGTCCATGACCCGTGCCAAACAGACCCTTGCAACCGTGCGTTTTCAAGGACCTTCCTCAGTGGGTCATCCCGGGCAACGAAATCTCGTTCAGGAACCGGAATCCCCAGTATACACCGAAGATTTGCGTTCACTGCCTTTTTACTTTCCGAACAATGGATCGATACTTTACCGATCACAGGACGGTGCACAGAATCCTACCCGTGAACTCGCACGTCAATACCGGCGACCCAGTCTACGTGAAATAAACCTGGGGTTTGTAGGACGATTCCAACCTAACCACTCAGTGCACCGTGCAATCTCCGCCCTGTCGCACGGCGATCCACTTACAACGAGGATCACCGAGCAAGGAACCTGGGAACTTCTCGACCAGGAAGGAATGGTGGTTGGGCGTCTTGCCAGGACGTTCGAGCCCCCAGGCGGGGCAGCGTGCTGTTCTGCGTCTGTATTTGCGATCGTGTCCTGGAGCCGCGAGGCATCTGATCCCAATTTCCGTGAAGTCATGAAGTGCGACACATGGGAGGTAGTAGTGCCGGAATTCGTGTTCGAACCGGAGCCTGTTTGA
- a CDS encoding SMP-30/gluconolactonase/LRE family protein has protein sequence MMATIEKIAEVEAMVGEGPVWDPDSRTLIWTDIRTGRFFTYDPATNQNRQVHDGFNVGGFAFNEFGGLVACIWDGVVLWKSDDEWVRVFDETHEGEPLRFNDVTADPGGRMFAGSLIDGGLGKLYRFDPDGSVEVIEEGIGCSNGMGYSPDESIMYYTDSAVRTIYAYDYDRATGSVSNRRDFVKLPDTAGVPDGMTVDAEGFVWTAVWFDGCIVRFDPDGVEERRIALPAIQTSSVIFGGTDLTDIYVTTAGTSLEPGSPLDPKDYDWQAYGKHYRGGGLFRVRQDIQGKPEYKARFPWPDSS, from the coding sequence ATGATGGCGACCATCGAGAAAATCGCGGAAGTCGAGGCAATGGTGGGCGAGGGGCCGGTCTGGGACCCGGACAGCAGAACGCTCATCTGGACCGACATCCGGACCGGCCGGTTCTTCACCTATGACCCGGCCACGAATCAGAACCGACAGGTGCACGACGGTTTCAACGTCGGCGGGTTCGCCTTCAACGAATTCGGAGGTCTTGTAGCCTGCATCTGGGACGGGGTCGTGCTATGGAAGTCGGACGACGAGTGGGTGCGCGTTTTCGACGAGACCCATGAAGGAGAACCGCTGCGCTTCAACGACGTGACGGCCGACCCCGGCGGGCGAATGTTCGCCGGCTCCCTGATCGACGGCGGCCTGGGCAAGCTGTACCGTTTCGACCCGGACGGCAGCGTGGAAGTCATCGAAGAGGGGATCGGGTGCAGCAACGGCATGGGATACTCGCCGGACGAATCGATCATGTACTACACCGATTCCGCCGTGCGGACGATCTATGCTTACGACTACGACCGGGCGACCGGTTCCGTGTCCAACCGGCGCGATTTCGTCAAGCTGCCCGACACCGCGGGGGTTCCGGACGGGATGACGGTGGATGCCGAGGGATTCGTCTGGACGGCCGTCTGGTTCGATGGATGCATCGTCCGGTTCGACCCCGACGGCGTGGAAGAGCGGCGCATCGCGCTGCCGGCGATCCAGACTTCGAGCGTCATTTTCGGCGGTACGGACCTCACGGACATCTACGTGACGACCGCCGGGACCTCGCTGGAACCCGGCTCTCCCCTGGATCCGAAGGACTACGACTGGCAGGCATACGGAAAACATTACCGCGGTGGCGGATTGTTCCGCGTGCGGCAGGACATTCAGGGAAAACCCGAATACAAGGCCCGTTTTCCGTGGCCGGACAGCTCCTGA
- a CDS encoding NUDIX domain-containing protein: protein MTVIEGERNRFHGVEVDSDALPDKPDGFRERLDLTIREWKAEELQVAWFKVPLDRAFLIPALVDAGSVFHHSTTEYLMLTLRLVEDAFVPLYATHYIGAGGVVINEKNELLVVCERFRGGRAPYYKLPGGALQPEEHLAEGVVREVFEETGVPTRFDGLVCFRHWHGYRYDKSDIYFVCRLKPLHQIIEMQATEIEECFWMPVETYMGSENVSQFNKLIVKAAVESEGLKETWVDGYGDPERYEFFMPE, encoded by the coding sequence ATGACCGTGATCGAGGGGGAGCGCAACCGTTTCCACGGCGTGGAAGTCGACTCGGACGCCCTGCCGGACAAGCCGGACGGATTCAGGGAGCGCCTGGACCTTACAATCAGGGAGTGGAAGGCAGAGGAACTCCAGGTCGCCTGGTTCAAAGTCCCCCTGGACCGCGCCTTTCTCATTCCCGCACTGGTGGACGCGGGAAGTGTGTTCCATCACAGTACCACCGAATATCTCATGCTGACGCTCAGACTGGTGGAGGACGCCTTCGTACCGCTCTACGCGACCCATTACATCGGCGCCGGTGGCGTGGTGATCAACGAGAAGAATGAACTGCTCGTGGTCTGTGAGCGATTTCGCGGGGGCCGTGCGCCGTACTACAAGCTGCCCGGCGGCGCACTGCAGCCGGAGGAGCATCTGGCCGAGGGCGTCGTCCGGGAGGTATTCGAAGAAACGGGCGTGCCGACCCGCTTCGACGGGCTGGTCTGCTTCCGGCATTGGCACGGCTACCGGTACGACAAGTCGGACATCTACTTCGTCTGCCGGCTGAAGCCGCTCCACCAGATCATCGAGATGCAGGCCACGGAGATCGAAGAGTGTTTCTGGATGCCCGTGGAGACCTACATGGGTTCGGAGAACGTCAGCCAGTTCAACAAGCTCATCGTCAAGGCCGCCGTGGAGAGCGAGGGCCTGAAGGAAACCTGGGTCGACGGCTACGGCGATCCGGAACGGTACGAGTTCTTCATGCCGGAGTAA